Proteins encoded by one window of Hafnia alvei:
- a CDS encoding LysR substrate-binding domain-containing protein, with protein MSNLRRLDLNLLVTLDALLTEHNVTRVAEKLNFSQPSISVHLSKLRDIFDDPLLLPGPRGMLPTAKAEALREPLRQALNALEGVVAPTKPFEPATAQNDWTVSAADYGESTVVLPVLIGLRAVAPNTRLSVIELAPAKIAKQLEQGEIDIAFHVSDEAAPELHLKKLFSERYVLAGRRKHPQLSQALTPAQFCDLEHVIVSPSGGGFCGVTDEALAQAGLTRRVVLSVPHFLFVKSVLASTDLVAMLPLRLAIASPELQYIEPPMPIAGYEMSMLWHERSHRDPAHRWLRDFIVEQVQSAALITAQNQ; from the coding sequence ATGAGTAATCTTCGTCGGCTGGATCTGAACTTGTTGGTGACGCTCGATGCGTTGCTGACCGAGCACAATGTGACGCGTGTTGCTGAAAAGCTTAATTTTTCTCAGCCTTCAATCAGCGTGCATCTGTCTAAACTGCGCGATATTTTTGACGATCCTTTGTTGCTGCCGGGGCCACGAGGCATGTTGCCAACGGCGAAAGCTGAGGCACTGCGCGAACCGCTGCGGCAGGCATTGAATGCATTAGAAGGTGTTGTTGCGCCGACCAAACCGTTTGAGCCCGCAACGGCGCAAAATGATTGGACGGTTTCTGCCGCCGACTACGGTGAGTCCACGGTTGTTTTGCCGGTTTTAATCGGCTTACGCGCCGTGGCGCCCAATACGCGGTTATCGGTCATTGAACTGGCGCCCGCTAAAATTGCTAAACAGCTTGAGCAGGGCGAAATCGATATTGCCTTTCACGTAAGCGATGAAGCCGCACCGGAACTGCATCTAAAAAAGCTCTTTTCTGAACGTTATGTGCTGGCTGGGCGGCGAAAGCATCCACAGCTGTCACAGGCTCTAACCCCTGCGCAGTTTTGCGATTTAGAGCATGTTATTGTGTCGCCCAGCGGCGGTGGTTTTTGCGGTGTGACCGATGAGGCTTTAGCGCAGGCGGGGCTTACGCGCCGAGTGGTGCTGTCGGTGCCGCATTTTCTGTTTGTGAAGTCGGTGCTTGCGAGCACGGATTTAGTGGCGATGCTGCCTTTGCGCTTAGCCATCGCTAGTCCCGAACTGCAATATATTGAGCCGCCGATGCCCATTGCTGGATATGAAATGTCGATGCTGTGGCATGAGCGATCTCATCGCGATCCTGCTCACCGCTGGCTGCGAGATTTTATCGTCGAACAGGTACAGAGTGCCGCACTCATCACGGCTCAGAATCAATAA
- a CDS encoding cupin domain-containing protein: MAYQLNLNWPEFLEKYWQKQPVVLKNAFPNFVDPITPDELAGLAMEPEVDSRLVSHKNGEWQASNGPFEDFDGLGETGWSLLAQAVNHWHAPSAELVRPFRVLPDWRLDDLMISFSVPGGGVGPHIDQYDVFIIQGMGSRRWRVGDKLPMRQFCPHPALLHVDPFEPIIDEDLEPGDILYIPPGFPHDGFTHETAMNYSVGFRGPNGRDLISSFADYALENDLGGEHYSDPDLTCRDHVGRIEDYEVDRLRGMMIEMLNQPEDFKQWLGRFATTPRHELDIAPAEPAYEPDEILDALLGDEVLTRLSGLRVLNIGDSFFVNSEPMKAVEPKAADALCRYTSVGKKELGDALNNPAFVAELTDLVNQGYWYFDEY; the protein is encoded by the coding sequence ATGGCTTATCAACTCAATCTTAACTGGCCCGAATTTCTTGAAAAATACTGGCAAAAACAGCCAGTTGTATTAAAAAATGCCTTCCCGAACTTTGTTGATCCTATCACGCCGGATGAGCTGGCGGGTTTGGCGATGGAGCCGGAAGTCGATAGCCGTTTGGTTAGCCATAAAAACGGTGAGTGGCAGGCCAGCAACGGGCCTTTCGAAGATTTTGATGGCTTGGGCGAAACCGGCTGGTCGTTACTGGCTCAGGCCGTTAACCACTGGCATGCGCCATCTGCCGAGCTGGTACGTCCGTTCCGTGTGTTGCCGGACTGGCGTTTAGACGATCTGATGATCTCCTTCTCCGTGCCGGGCGGCGGCGTTGGACCACATATCGATCAGTACGATGTCTTTATCATTCAAGGTATGGGCAGCCGTCGTTGGCGCGTGGGCGATAAATTGCCGATGCGTCAGTTCTGTCCACATCCAGCGCTGTTGCACGTTGATCCGTTCGAACCGATCATCGATGAAGATCTCGAGCCGGGCGATATTTTGTATATTCCACCGGGCTTCCCGCACGATGGTTTCACCCATGAAACCGCGATGAACTACTCCGTTGGCTTCCGTGGACCAAACGGCAGAGATTTAATCAGCAGCTTTGCTGACTATGCGTTGGAAAACGATCTGGGTGGCGAGCACTACAGCGATCCTGATTTGACCTGCCGCGATCACGTGGGTCGCATTGAAGATTATGAAGTTGACCGCCTGCGCGGGATGATGATCGAGATGCTGAACCAGCCGGAAGATTTCAAACAGTGGCTGGGTCGTTTTGCGACTACGCCGCGTCATGAACTGGATATTGCGCCTGCGGAACCGGCTTATGAACCTGATGAAATTCTTGATGCGCTGCTGGGCGACGAAGTTTTAACCCGCTTAAGCGGTCTGCGCGTGCTGAACATTGGCGATAGCTTCTTTGTTAACAGCGAACCAATGAAAGCGGTTGAACCAAAAGCCGCCGATGCGCTGTGTCGTTACACCAGCGTAGGCAAAAAAGAGCTGGGTGATGCGCTGAACAATCCGGCCTTTGTGGCTGAGCTGACTGATTTAGTGAATCAGGGCTATTGGTATTTTGATGAGTATTAA
- a CDS encoding PLP-dependent aminotransferase family protein: protein MWDIELDKTCGMPLQSQIFQYYYQAITLGECVAGDMLPSIRMLAGKLQIARITVVLAYEKLISGGYIKSRPGIGYQVIFDRPIEMALQEIPYSIGPEPTGLIAAEVPGDLYNQPTAELYCRMSIPDPNAFPWSSWRKWNNAPSYLKEQLATRYHSPQGLLSLRQEIVRYLRLSRAINTQPENIIITNGTQEGLSLLTQLFVLNQARINLSRCHIVTESPCYSGAWHSFNYYGAQVTAVDVDEQGICVSRMPECSTQLCYVTPSHQYPLGSKLSLSRRKKLLLWAQRVGAYIIEDDYDAVFSWEEKPLSALKSMDSCDRVIYAGTFSKTLGPGIRLGYLVCPDSILESVQSMKALNNSGSNWLFQQFLAEFMHNQVFYTHLSKLSCVYEERQRLLHEGLLRLFPEGKIWGHAAGLHLTLITPLSVEFIQTLRQRCLRAGVRFDTLNEMANGSECLWQQMNNQSVILFGFGSLNLQQLQKVLTVIEQEMNSLRAEGVSINAVA, encoded by the coding sequence ATATGGGATATCGAGCTTGATAAAACCTGTGGTATGCCTCTGCAATCACAAATCTTCCAATACTATTATCAAGCAATCACACTTGGTGAATGTGTCGCGGGCGATATGCTGCCATCTATACGTATGTTGGCTGGAAAATTACAGATAGCGCGAATTACGGTCGTGCTCGCGTATGAAAAATTGATATCTGGCGGCTATATTAAAAGCCGTCCGGGTATTGGTTATCAGGTCATATTTGATAGACCCATAGAGATGGCGCTTCAGGAAATACCTTATTCCATAGGGCCTGAACCAACTGGGTTAATCGCCGCGGAGGTTCCGGGGGATTTATATAACCAGCCAACGGCTGAGCTTTATTGTCGGATGAGTATTCCCGATCCTAATGCGTTCCCTTGGTCAAGCTGGCGGAAATGGAATAACGCCCCTTCATACCTCAAAGAGCAATTAGCAACGCGCTATCACTCTCCGCAAGGATTGCTTTCTCTGCGTCAGGAGATTGTGCGCTATTTACGCTTGTCGCGCGCAATTAATACCCAGCCGGAAAATATTATTATCACAAATGGTACACAGGAAGGGCTGTCGTTATTAACTCAGCTTTTCGTACTTAATCAGGCCAGAATCAATCTTTCACGTTGCCATATAGTCACAGAATCGCCATGTTATTCAGGAGCCTGGCATTCGTTCAATTATTACGGTGCACAGGTCACCGCGGTAGATGTCGATGAGCAAGGGATATGTGTTTCCCGAATGCCTGAGTGTTCAACCCAACTTTGTTATGTCACTCCTTCACATCAGTATCCGCTGGGGAGCAAGCTTTCACTCTCTCGGAGAAAAAAATTATTACTTTGGGCACAACGCGTAGGGGCTTATATCATCGAGGATGATTATGATGCCGTTTTCTCATGGGAGGAAAAGCCGCTATCTGCGCTGAAGTCGATGGACAGTTGTGACCGGGTTATCTATGCCGGAACGTTTTCCAAAACTCTGGGGCCGGGTATTCGTTTAGGATATCTGGTTTGCCCAGATTCGATTCTTGAATCGGTGCAAAGTATGAAGGCGCTAAATAACAGTGGGAGTAACTGGTTATTCCAGCAGTTCCTAGCTGAGTTTATGCATAATCAGGTTTTTTATACCCATTTAAGTAAATTATCCTGTGTTTATGAAGAACGTCAGCGCTTATTACACGAAGGTTTACTACGTTTGTTTCCTGAAGGGAAAATATGGGGACATGCGGCAGGGTTACACTTAACGCTAATCACACCGCTTTCCGTTGAGTTTATTCAAACGTTACGCCAGCGTTGTTTGCGCGCAGGTGTGCGCTTTGACACGTTAAATGAGATGGCCAATGGCTCTGAATGTCTATGGCAGCAAATGAATAACCAGTCGGTGATACTCTTTGGGTTTGGAAGTTTGAATTTACAGCAGTTACAAAAAGTACTTACCGTTATTGAGCAGGAAATGAATAGCCTACGGGCCGAAGGTGTGTCAATAAACGCCGTTGCTTAA
- the gss gene encoding bifunctional glutathionylspermidine amidase/synthase, with product MCVNTLEKHAPFGTLLGYAPGGVAIYSSDYDSLENLDQMDDAAFRHYLDKEYMGYKWQCVEFARRFLYLNYGTVFTDVRMAYDIFSLRYLRQVVNDNILPLQAFANGCERLPVAGSLLIWQQGGEFEHTGHVAIITQVLEDRIRVAEQNVIHHPLPAGQQWTRELPLVCQDGKYVIQDTFDDTEILGWMTQTADDSFSLPQPQIPAPYLAIHSERVENRGQFSGAWLNEQDPLQHTYVQANGGHTLNADPYRYFTISRSAEQELIRATNELHLMYLHATDKVLKDDNLLALFDIPEALWPRLRLSWQRRRHHMITGRLDFCMDERGLKVYEYNADSASCHAETGLILGQWAEQAGDVLGGDPGEHLLDALANTWKHSDASPFVHILQDHDAEESYHAQFMQRALAKAGFESKILHGLDELHWDASGQLVDGDHRPVNCVWKTWAWETALDQLREESEAEHSALPIRTGHPENSVRLIDVLLRPEVMVFEPLWTVIPSNKAILPVLWSLFPHHRYLLDADFELNAELEQSGYAVKPIAGRCGNNIGLISHEDQVLDETSGKFSEQKNIYQQLWCLPEVAGRYIQLCAFTVGGHYGGVCVRSETGLVIKKESDIDPLRVIDDKDFIR from the coding sequence ATGTGTGTGAACACGCTCGAAAAACATGCCCCTTTCGGTACGTTGTTAGGTTATGCCCCCGGTGGCGTAGCGATTTACTCCTCGGATTATGACTCCCTTGAAAACCTTGACCAGATGGATGATGCGGCATTCCGTCACTATCTGGACAAAGAGTACATGGGGTATAAGTGGCAGTGCGTCGAGTTTGCCCGCCGCTTCCTTTATCTCAACTACGGCACCGTGTTTACCGACGTGCGCATGGCCTACGATATTTTTTCGCTGCGCTATCTGCGTCAGGTCGTGAACGATAATATTCTGCCGCTACAGGCATTTGCCAACGGCTGCGAGCGCTTGCCGGTGGCGGGTTCTTTGCTGATTTGGCAGCAGGGCGGTGAGTTTGAGCATACGGGGCACGTCGCGATTATCACTCAAGTGTTGGAAGACCGCATCCGCGTGGCGGAGCAGAACGTGATCCACCATCCGTTGCCCGCAGGGCAGCAGTGGACGCGTGAATTGCCACTGGTGTGCCAAGACGGCAAATACGTGATTCAGGATACCTTCGACGACACCGAAATATTGGGTTGGATGACCCAAACCGCTGACGATAGTTTTAGCCTGCCGCAGCCGCAGATCCCTGCGCCGTACCTGGCTATCCACAGCGAGCGCGTAGAAAATCGCGGCCAGTTTAGCGGCGCGTGGTTGAACGAGCAGGATCCGTTGCAGCATACCTACGTGCAGGCCAACGGCGGCCATACGTTGAACGCCGATCCTTACCGCTATTTCACAATCTCACGCAGCGCGGAACAAGAGCTTATTCGTGCCACTAATGAGCTGCATCTGATGTATCTGCATGCCACGGATAAAGTGCTGAAAGATGACAATCTGCTGGCGCTGTTTGATATCCCTGAAGCGCTGTGGCCGCGCCTGCGTCTGTCTTGGCAGCGCCGTCGTCATCATATGATTACCGGTCGTCTGGATTTCTGTATGGATGAGCGCGGGCTTAAAGTCTATGAATACAACGCGGATTCCGCGTCGTGCCACGCTGAAACGGGGCTGATTCTAGGCCAATGGGCAGAGCAGGCCGGAGACGTTCTCGGCGGAGATCCGGGTGAGCATTTGCTGGATGCGTTGGCGAACACTTGGAAACACAGCGACGCCAGCCCATTCGTTCATATCCTGCAAGATCATGATGCTGAAGAGAGCTATCACGCGCAGTTTATGCAGCGCGCATTAGCCAAAGCCGGTTTTGAAAGCAAAATTCTGCACGGTTTAGATGAGCTGCACTGGGATGCGTCTGGTCAGTTGGTGGATGGCGATCATCGCCCTGTAAACTGTGTGTGGAAAACGTGGGCATGGGAAACCGCGCTCGATCAGCTGCGTGAAGAGAGCGAAGCGGAGCACTCGGCGCTGCCCATTCGTACCGGACATCCGGAAAACAGCGTTCGCTTGATCGACGTGTTGCTTCGTCCTGAAGTGATGGTCTTTGAGCCGCTGTGGACGGTGATCCCAAGCAATAAAGCCATTTTGCCGGTGCTATGGTCGCTGTTCCCGCACCATCGTTATCTGTTAGACGCCGACTTTGAGCTAAACGCAGAGCTGGAGCAAAGCGGCTATGCGGTGAAACCGATTGCCGGACGCTGCGGTAACAACATCGGTTTGATCAGTCATGAAGATCAGGTGCTGGATGAAACTTCCGGTAAGTTCTCCGAACAGAAAAATATCTACCAGCAGCTGTGGTGTCTGCCTGAAGTGGCGGGGCGTTATATTCAGCTGTGTGCGTTTACTGTTGGCGGTCATTACGGCGGTGTATGCGTGCGTTCAGAGACGGGCTTAGTGATTAAGAAAGAGAGTGATATCGATCCGCTACGGGTGATTGATGATAAAGATTTTATTCGTTAA
- the torC gene encoding pentaheme c-type cytochrome TorC — translation MSLIRKKSLWLVAAGALAMLVVIWGGWQGVHQTSSTEFCLSCHTMSTVGQEYEQSIHFKNASGVRAECKDCHIPPGIIPTLVRKTEALNDIYHEFISPSIDTPEKFQSKRAELAQREWTRMTENRSAACKSCHSYGAMDHTKQSSNAAMQMTPAALKDSNCIDCHKGIAHHKPNMSNGFRVQYEKLQRQSASLPDESTLYTLGEKAITATASSPAGKALLMPATQVTVLKKLDDQVEIQIVGWRESVGRGRVITQYPGKRVFAAVLDPSLLPAVKILKTQIDPDSHQEWQQISVVAWTSSEGFSASIEPVWQYADQMFQSTCSACHSVPPTTRFNANGWIAGLKAMSAYYRLTSQEERTLLKYLQTHANDTTDNPTH, via the coding sequence ATGTCGTTGATACGCAAAAAATCACTCTGGCTAGTTGCTGCCGGGGCACTCGCTATGTTGGTCGTTATCTGGGGAGGCTGGCAGGGAGTCCACCAAACCAGCTCAACAGAATTCTGTTTGTCCTGCCATACCATGAGTACGGTGGGTCAGGAATATGAGCAAAGCATTCATTTTAAAAATGCTTCTGGCGTACGGGCTGAGTGCAAAGACTGCCATATCCCGCCGGGCATCATTCCCACGTTAGTGCGTAAAACGGAAGCGCTAAACGATATCTATCACGAGTTTATCTCCCCTTCGATTGATACGCCTGAGAAGTTCCAAAGCAAACGCGCGGAGCTTGCGCAGCGGGAATGGACAAGGATGACCGAAAACCGCTCTGCGGCCTGCAAATCCTGCCATAGCTATGGCGCGATGGATCACACAAAACAGTCATCCAACGCCGCGATGCAAATGACGCCAGCGGCACTGAAAGACAGTAACTGTATTGATTGCCATAAGGGAATTGCGCACCACAAGCCGAATATGAGCAATGGTTTCCGGGTCCAGTATGAAAAGCTGCAGCGGCAAAGTGCATCCTTACCAGACGAGAGCACGCTGTATACCTTAGGTGAAAAAGCCATCACCGCCACAGCTTCATCTCCGGCCGGAAAAGCCCTTTTGATGCCAGCGACTCAGGTTACCGTACTGAAAAAACTCGATGATCAGGTAGAGATCCAGATCGTTGGCTGGCGCGAAAGCGTGGGACGTGGCCGCGTGATAACGCAATATCCGGGTAAACGGGTATTTGCCGCCGTGCTAGATCCATCATTGCTACCAGCAGTAAAAATTCTGAAGACCCAGATTGATCCAGACTCTCATCAGGAATGGCAGCAAATTAGCGTTGTTGCCTGGACATCTTCAGAAGGATTCTCAGCCAGCATTGAACCCGTTTGGCAATATGCCGACCAGATGTTCCAGTCCACCTGTAGCGCCTGTCACAGCGTTCCTCCAACGACCCGTTTTAATGCCAATGGTTGGATTGCAGGATTAAAAGCGATGTCAGCCTACTATCGCCTGACATCACAGGAGGAGCGCACCTTGCTGAAGTATCTGCAAACCCACGCCAATGACACCACTGACAACCCGACTCATTAA
- a CDS encoding MOSC domain-containing protein, protein MNTQQPLATLDVILCNQRQADGAQLKKPANGRVYVGTHGIETEAGHQEHFDDPECAVMNYALEHYDFWRSHYPAQAELFKTPGIFGENFATRGITEHTICIGDTFSIGTARLQISWGRVACNTMAGRLNDPNAPELMHQQSRNGWFYRVLQPGEVQAGNAIMLVERPHADWPLSRVQNIIFNPNASASDLDALSKLDLLAAIWKNEAKARLDNR, encoded by the coding sequence ATGAACACTCAGCAACCGCTCGCCACTCTCGATGTGATTTTATGCAACCAGCGCCAAGCCGATGGAGCACAGCTAAAAAAACCGGCTAACGGGCGCGTTTATGTAGGCACCCACGGAATTGAAACCGAAGCGGGACACCAAGAGCATTTTGATGATCCTGAATGCGCCGTCATGAACTATGCGCTTGAGCATTATGATTTTTGGCGCTCACACTATCCGGCTCAGGCTGAGCTATTTAAAACCCCCGGAATTTTTGGCGAGAACTTTGCCACCCGCGGGATCACCGAACACACCATCTGCATTGGCGATACCTTTAGCATTGGCACAGCACGGCTACAAATATCTTGGGGAAGAGTGGCCTGTAACACCATGGCTGGTCGCTTAAATGACCCAAACGCGCCGGAGCTTATGCATCAGCAATCACGCAACGGCTGGTTCTATCGTGTTCTACAGCCGGGGGAAGTTCAGGCCGGTAATGCCATCATGCTGGTTGAGCGCCCTCATGCCGATTGGCCGCTGAGCCGCGTGCAAAATATCATCTTCAACCCCAACGCATCTGCCAGCGATCTGGACGCGCTGAGCAAGCTTGATTTACTGGCCGCAATCTGGAAAAACGAAGCTAAAGCAAGATTAGACAACCGGTAA
- the nadS gene encoding NadS family protein, with amino-acid sequence MEKKLFNDLLSSINEMVAIEKGETAVNPENVHRHAIPDVKSIRKSIGLNQAEFAKMIGASSATIQSWELNRRVPSGIALRMLCLIERNPKVVETLRAI; translated from the coding sequence ATGGAAAAAAAATTGTTTAATGATTTGCTTAGCAGCATTAATGAAATGGTTGCTATCGAAAAGGGTGAGACGGCAGTAAATCCAGAAAATGTACACCGTCACGCGATCCCTGATGTGAAATCAATTCGCAAAAGTATCGGCCTGAATCAGGCTGAGTTTGCAAAAATGATTGGTGCTAGCTCAGCAACGATACAAAGCTGGGAGCTAAATCGCCGAGTGCCGAGTGGTATAGCGCTAAGAATGCTATGTCTAATAGAAAGAAATCCGAAAGTAGTTGAAACACTGAGAGCTATTTAG
- a CDS encoding alpha/beta hydrolase codes for MPLEPAIAELVNDFIAAGRPSPRRQTVAERRAGYVASTILAGEKEMRVDVRDVSLEGMTLRVISPQGAHGNRPTVIYYHGGCFVSGGFATHEKQLRQLAYHSGCRVIAMQYRLAPEHVYPAAHDDAHHAAMLAWQHADFLGVDREQITLAGDSAGGHIALITALRLRDESRWLPHKLLLIYPMLDATASFDSYQRNGDDYIITRDTLISGYEAYFSEIDLKHPEVSPLWRSDFSGLPPTHIITAEYDPLCDEGEALFARLTEQGVSCSAQRYLGVIHGFFQLGGVSQTGRNVMSDIAAQLQTERF; via the coding sequence ATGCCTTTAGAACCTGCAATCGCTGAACTGGTGAACGATTTTATTGCGGCAGGACGGCCATCGCCGCGTCGTCAAACCGTTGCCGAGCGGCGAGCGGGGTATGTGGCCAGCACGATATTGGCGGGCGAAAAAGAGATGCGCGTGGATGTGCGCGACGTGAGTCTTGAAGGGATGACGCTGCGCGTGATTTCCCCACAGGGAGCGCATGGAAATAGGCCTACGGTGATTTATTACCACGGCGGCTGTTTTGTCAGCGGTGGTTTTGCCACGCATGAAAAGCAGCTGCGGCAACTGGCTTATCACAGCGGATGCCGAGTGATTGCCATGCAATATCGCTTGGCACCGGAGCACGTCTATCCTGCGGCGCACGATGATGCGCATCATGCGGCAATGCTTGCGTGGCAGCACGCTGATTTTTTAGGTGTGGATCGCGAGCAAATCACGTTGGCGGGCGACAGCGCGGGCGGGCATATTGCGTTAATCACGGCGCTGCGTCTGCGCGATGAGAGCCGTTGGTTGCCGCATAAGCTCTTGCTGATTTACCCGATGCTGGATGCGACGGCCTCTTTTGATAGCTATCAGCGCAACGGCGACGACTATATTATTACCCGCGACACGCTGATCAGCGGCTATGAGGCTTATTTCTCAGAGATCGATCTTAAGCATCCTGAAGTCAGCCCGCTGTGGCGCAGTGATTTCTCCGGCCTGCCGCCAACGCACATTATCACCGCGGAATACGATCCGCTATGCGATGAAGGCGAGGCGCTGTTCGCACGTCTTACCGAGCAGGGCGTGAGCTGTAGTGCGCAACGCTATCTTGGCGTGATCCACGGATTTTTCCAGCTCGGTGGCGTTAGCCAAACGGGGCGCAATGTGATGAGTGATATTGCCGCTCAGCTTCAAACTGAGCGCTTTTAG
- a CDS encoding NAD(P)H-dependent oxidoreductase: MKVLLVYAHPEPKSLNGSLKNFTIQHLQNAGHEVQISDLYAMDWKAALDANDSKNRLDETYFDASLDSQHAFKNGLQSDDIALEQSKLLWADTVIFQFPLWWFSMPAIMKGWVERVYAYGFAYGVGEHNDSHWGDRYGEGTLAGKRAMLMVTAGGWQPHYSARGINGPIDDILFPIHHGILHYPGFDVLPPFVIYHTSKVNPDSYATICEKLGQRLDTLWSTTPIAFRQQNGGDYTIPELTLKPDIAPELTGFAAHIK, from the coding sequence ATGAAAGTACTTCTTGTTTATGCCCATCCCGAACCTAAATCACTGAACGGTTCATTAAAAAACTTTACCATCCAACACCTGCAAAATGCGGGGCATGAAGTACAGATTTCAGACTTATACGCTATGGACTGGAAAGCAGCGTTAGACGCAAATGACAGCAAAAATCGACTTGATGAGACCTATTTCGATGCTTCTCTCGACTCACAGCACGCGTTTAAAAACGGCCTACAAAGCGATGATATTGCCCTTGAACAGAGCAAGCTACTGTGGGCTGATACGGTTATTTTCCAGTTCCCACTGTGGTGGTTTTCTATGCCCGCCATCATGAAAGGCTGGGTGGAGCGCGTATACGCCTATGGTTTTGCCTATGGCGTGGGCGAACATAATGATAGCCATTGGGGCGACCGCTACGGCGAAGGCACACTGGCAGGCAAACGCGCTATGCTGATGGTCACCGCCGGTGGCTGGCAGCCACATTACAGCGCACGCGGTATTAATGGCCCAATCGACGATATTTTGTTCCCTATCCACCACGGTATCTTGCACTACCCGGGATTCGACGTACTACCGCCATTTGTGATTTACCACACCAGCAAAGTTAACCCAGACAGCTATGCAACAATCTGTGAAAAATTAGGCCAGCGCCTCGATACTTTATGGAGCACAACGCCCATCGCTTTCCGCCAGCAAAACGGCGGTGATTACACGATCCCAGAACTAACGCTGAAACCCGATATCGCCCCCGAATTAACCGGCTTTGCGGCGCATATTAAATAA